A window of the Emys orbicularis isolate rEmyOrb1 chromosome 1, rEmyOrb1.hap1, whole genome shotgun sequence genome harbors these coding sequences:
- the DIS3 gene encoding exosome complex exonuclease RRP44 has product MLTSRTFLKRTRAGAVMKVVREHYLREDIACGAAACEPCGQQPGEPRLEAQPSGAASSLCPAPHYLLPDTNVLLHQIDILEDPVITNVIVLQTVLQEVRKRSAPVYKRIRDVIANPEKHFYSFTNEHHRETYIEQEQGETSNDRNDKAIRVAAKWYDEHLKKINNEETIQVILLTNDRKNKEKAVEEGLTAYTCEEYIKSLIANPDLVDRLACVSDEGKEIESGRIIFSEHLPLSKLQQGIKSGIYFQGTFRANRDNYLEATVWVHGDAEENKEIIIQGLKNLNRAVHEDLVAVELLAKDQWVAPSSVVLQDEGQNEDDDENEEEKENTLKSSVNKNMLRPSGRVVGIIKRNWRPFCGMLSKSQIKEARRHLFTPADRRIPRIRIETRQASTLEGQRIIVAIDGWPRNSRYPNGHFVKNLGTAGDKETETEVLLLEHDVPHQPFSQAVLSFLPNMPWSITEEDMKFREDLRYLCVCSVDPPGCTDIDDALHCRELENGNLEVGVHIADVSHFIRPGNALDQESAKRGTTVYLCEKRIDMVPELLSSNLCSLRSNVDRFAFSCIWEMNHNAEILKTRFTKSVINSKASLTYAEAQMRIDSASMKDDITTSLRGLNKLAKILKKRRIDNGALTLSSPEVRFHIDSETHDPIDLQTKELKETNSMVEEFMLLANISVAKKIHEEFSEYALLRKHPAPPPSNYDILVKAAKSKNLEIKTDSAKALADTLDKAESPEFPYLNTLLRILATRCMMQAVYFCSGMDNDFHHYGLASPIYTHFTSPIRRYADIIVHRLLAVAISADSTYPELTDKHKLADLCKNLNYRHKMAQYAQRASVAFHTQLFFKNKGVVNEEAYILFVRKNAIVVLIPKYGLEGTVFFEEKDKPKPNLNYNDEVPSLTVGNTTFYTFDKVKVNIMLDASNIQHQKIRMALVEPKILGSDVPNQTTELSTNSEPEKKKKKLKK; this is encoded by the exons ATGTTGACCTCGCGCACGTTCCTGAAGCGTACGCGGGCGGGCGCGGTGATGAAAGTGGTGCGCGAGCACTACCTGCGCGAGGACATCGCGTGCGGGGCGGCCGCCTGTGAGCCATGCGGGCAACAGCCCGGGGAGCCCCGCCTCGAGGCCCAGCCCAGCGGCGCCGCCAGcagcctctgccccgccccccactacTTGCTGCCGGACACCAACGTCCTGCTGCACCAG ATTGATATACTTGAAGATCCTGTTATTACAAATGTAATTGTGCTTCAGACAGTTTTACAAGAAGTGAGGAAACGGAGTGCACCAGTGTACAAGCGAATTAGAGATGTGATTGCCAATCCTGAAAAACATTTCTATTCCTTCACTAATGAACATCATCG agAAACTTATATAGAACAAGAGCAAGGAGAAACTTCTAATGACCGCAACGATAAAGCCATCCGGGTAGCAGCAAAATGGTATGATGAACACTTGAAGAAAATAAACAATGAGGAGACAATACAAGTTATTTTACTAACAAATGACAGAAAGAATAAAGAGAAGGCTGTGGAAGAGGGGTTAACTGCTTATACAT GTGAAGAGTATATAAAGAGCTTGATAGCTAATCCTGATCTTGTAGATCGACTTGCTTGTGTATCTGATGAAGGG AAAGAAATAGAAAGTGGAAGGATAATTTTTTCAGAGCATCTTCCCCTTAGCAAATTACAGCAAGGCATAAAATCTGGAATCTACTTTCAAGGAACCTTCAGAGCCAACAGAGATAATTATCTTGAAGCTACAGTATGGGTTCATGGAGATGCTGAAGAGAACAAAGAA ATAATTATACAAGGACTTAAAAATTTAAACCGAGCAGTTCATGAAGATCTAGTAGCTGTGGAACTGTTGGCAAAAGACCAGTGGGTTGCACCATCCTCTGTGGTTTTGCAAGATGAGGGTCaaaatgaagatgatgatgaaaatgaagaggagaaagaaaatacT CTAAAGTCTTCCGTAAACAAGAACATGTTGAGACCATCAGGAAGAGTAGTAGGTATTATAAAAAGAAATTGGAGACCATTTTGTGGCATGCTTTCCAAATCACAGATAAAAGAG GCCAGACGGCAtttgtttacaccagctgatcgCAGAATCCCTCGAATTCGAATAGAAACCAGACAAGCTTCCACATTAGAGGGCCAAAGAATTATTGTTGCTATTGATGGTTGGCCCAGAAATTCCAGATATCCTAAt GGTCACTTTGTAAAGAATTTAGGAACTGCTGGAGATAAAGAGACTGAGACAGAAGTTCTGCTTCTTGAACATGATGTTCCCCATCAGCCTTTCTCCCAGGCTGTTCTTAGCTTTCTACCAAACATGCCATGGAGCATTACAGAAGAG GACATGAAATTTAGAGAAGACTTAAGGTATCTGTGTGTATGTAGCGTGGATCCTCCAGGCTGTACTGATATTGATGATGCATTACattgcagagaactggaaaatGGAAATCTAGAG GTTGGTGTACATATTGCAGACGTCAGCCATTTTATTCGACCAGGAAACGCTTTGGACCAAGAGTCAGCAAAAAGAGGGACAACCGTATATCTATGCGAAAAA AGGATTGATATGGTTCCAGAGTTGCTTAGCTCCAATTTATGCTCCTTGAGATCTAACgtggacag GTTTGCATTTTCATGTATATGGGAAATGAACCACaatgctgaaattttaaaaaccaGATTTACCAAGAGTGTTATTAATTCCAAG gCATCCCTTACATACGCTGAAGCACAGATGAGAATTGATTCCGCAAGCATGAAAGATGATATTACTACTAGTTTGCGTGGACTAAATAAATTAGCAAAaattctgaagaagagaagaattgaTAATGG GGCTTTAACACTTTCCTCACCCGAAGTTCGTTTCCATATAGATAGTGAAACTCATGATCCTATTGATTTGCAGACCAAAGAGCTTAA AGAAACTAATTCCATGGTTGAAGAGTTTATGTTGCTTGCCAATATCTCCGTAGCAAAAAAAATTCATGAGGAATTCTCAGAATATGCCTTGCTCCGGAAGCACCCGGCTCCTCCTCCATCAAATTATGACATCCTTGTGAAGGCAGCGAAGTCCAAA AATTTGGAAATTAAGACTGATTCAGCAAAGGCTCTAGCTGACACTTTAGACAAAGCTGAATCTCCTGAATTCCCATATCTAAATACGCTGTTGCGAATCTTGGCCACTCGCTGCATGATGCAAGCTGTCTACTTTTGCTCTGGAATGGATAATGATTTTCATCACTATGGCTTAGCATCACCTATTTATACACATTTTACTTCACCCATCAGAAG GTACGCTGATATAATAGTACATCGACTATTGGCAGTGGCTATAAGCGCAGACAGTACTTACCCAGAACTTACAGATAAACATAAACTAGCAGACCTGTGTAAAAATCTCAACTACCGACATAAAATGGCTCAGTATGCACAAAGAGCATCAGTTGCATTCCATACCCAG TTGTTCTTCAAAAACAAAGGAGTAGTGAATGAAGAGGCGTATATTTTATTTGTAAGAAAGAATGCAATTGTGGTTCTAATCCCCAAATATGGCTTAGAAGGAACTGTCTTCTTTGAAGAAAAAGACAAACCAAAGCCAAACCTCAATTACAATGATGAG GTACCTTCGCTTACAGTGGGAAACACAACGTTTTATACATTTGACAAGGTTAAAGTGAACATCATGTTAGATGCTTCCAACATCCAACACCAGAAAATTCGTATGGCGCTGGTAGAACCCAAG ATACTGGGAAGTGATGTTCCAAATCAGACTACAGAGCTGAGCACTAACAGTGAAccagagaaaaagaagaagaagctgAAAAAATAG